acaacaacaacaacacaaatcaCATGACCACATGTCCCATCATGCCTCTCTCTGTGacactgctgcagtttttaCTCAGGTGAGTTACCTGTGCTGCAGGTGAGGCAGGATGATGCTGCTGAGCAGGTCGACGGTCCTGCTGAGGCCCGGAGGAGACAGGCTGCTCCACAGAGACGCTCCGTCCGCCGAGCAGCAGGATGGGACCCGGCTGCTGGTCGACGCTCCCTGAAGACAAAACACAGTCACTGATCTGAGGCcggacacacgcacacacacacacacacgcacacacacacacacacacacacacacacatacatacacatacagatatacacacacacagatacacacacacacacacacatacacacacacacacacacacacacacacacacagatacacacacacacatatacacacacacacacgcacacacacatacatacacatacagatatacacacacacagatacacacacacacacacacatacacacacacacacacacacacacacacagatacacacacacacatatacacacacacacacgcacacacacacacacacacagatacacacacacacacgcacgcacacgcacacacgcacacagatacacacacacacacacacacacacatacacacactcacacgcacacgcacacacacatatacacacacgcactcacacatacacacacacatatatacacacacatatacacacacacacatatacacacacgcactcacacatacacacacacatatatacacacacatatacacacacatatatatacacacacacatatacacacacacacacacacacacactcatatacacacacacatatacacacacacacacacacacacatatatacacacacacacacacatacacacacacacacacacatatacacacacacacacacacacacacatatatacacacacacacacacacatatacacacacacacacacacacacacacaccacatccagaggtcaaagttcaccatGTAGAGCGAGGTGTGCAGTCTGTCGGCCAGGAGcgctcctctctcttctccttcttctgtctctgcagATGGACACAACTTCTGAACTCTGAAGAACAGCGCTGGACACCTggcagaggtcaaaggtcaccacATTCATCAACACAGAGCAGGTGGCTGTTTCAACAGATTTACCACGACTAACTCTCATGATAGTCAGCTGGTTCCAGAGGTATTGTCTGTTTTATTCTACATATTCTTGTTaaaacctggcgcctacattacccacaatgcaactggaCCAGCGACAGTCGGGTGGGAGATTGTTTATGCTTGTTTGTGTTAATCTGAGCATATTAAGAACATATACGTTCAGGTACCTGTTTATTCCCTCTGAGCTGTTCTCCAGCAGGTCCGGATGGTTTTCAGCTGGAACCGTCAGGACGTCTCCCACTGAAACCAgtctgcagagagacaggagagcTGGTTAGACTGGTGATGTGCTCCTCAAACAGTCTGAAGCGTTTCCTGTAGTCTGAGGTGTAACAGACTGATCTGAGCAGAGACTCGTGTTGTCAGCTGACCTCGGCGTGCTGAAGTGTTTGGCCAGCAGGTCGTCGTAGCAGCCGAGGCCGCCGTACAGCGGAGACGCCACCGGCTGGATGTGAAGTTCACTGGCGAACGACGGAGAAGCCGAGCGACAGAAACTGTCGGATCGGtggccgccgccgccgccgccgccgccgccgggCTCCGGAGGACTCTGCTGCCACCtctgagacaaaacaagacgacAGACTGAAGCCTCCAGTTGACAGgaaacattaaacacatcacTGAACATGTTTCATAACTGGAAAAATGATTATTGAGTGAATCTCATCCGTTACATTTGTGTTATAATTTataggaataataataaaaaaaagagacccAGATCAATATGATCATTATTTATTAAGTCTAAAATATCAGTTCTGGTTTCTGATTCAAAaatacagagtgtgtgtgtgtgtgtgtgtgtatatgtgtatgtgtgtgtgtgtgtgtatatgtgtgtatgtgtgtgtatatgtgtgtgtgtgtgtgtatatgtgtatgtgtgtgtgtgtgtgtgtatatatatgtgtgtgtgtgtgtatatgtgtatgtgtgtgtatatgtgtgtatgtttatatgtgtgtgtgtgtgtgtgtatgtatgtgtgtgtgtgtgtgtatatgtgtgtgtgtgtgtgtatatgtgtatgtgtgtgtgtgtgtgtgtgtgtgtatatatgtgtgtgtgtgtgtgtatatgtgtatgtgtgtgtgtgtgtgtgtgtgtgtatatatgtgtgtgtgtgtgtgtatatgtgtatgtgtatgtgtgtgtgtgtgtgtatatgtgtatgtgtgtgtgtgtgtgtgtgtgtgtatatatgtgtgtgtgtgtgtgtatatgtgtatgtgtatgtgtgtgtgtgtgtgtatatgtgtatgtgtgtgtgtgtgtgtgtgtgtgtatatatgtgtgtgtgtgtgtgtatatgtgtatgtgtgtgtgtgtgtgtgtgtgtgtgtatatatgtgtgtgtgtgtgtgtatatgtgtgtgtatatgtgtgtgtgtgtgtgtatatgtgtatgtgtgtgtgtgtgtgtgtgtgtgtatatatgtgtgtgtgtgtgtgtatatgtgtatgtgtatgtgtgtgtgtgtgtatatgtgtatgtgtgtgtgtgtgtgtgtgtgtgtgtgtatatgtgtgtgtgtgtgtgtgtgtgtatatgtgtgtgtgtgtgtgtgtgtatatgtgtgtgtgtgtgtatatgtgtgtgtgtgtgtgtgtgtgtatatgtgtgtgtgtgtgtgtgtgtgtgtgtatatgtgtgtgtgtgtgtgtgtgtgtatatgtgtgtgtgtgtgtgtgtgtgtgtatatgtgtgtgtgtgtgtgtgtgtatatgtgtgtgtgtgtgtatatgtgtgtgtatatgtgtgtatatgtgtgtgtatatgtgtgtgtgtgtgtgtgtgtatatgtgtgtgtgtgtgtatatgtgtgtgtgtgtgtgtgtgtgtatatgtgtgtgtgtgtgtgtgtgtgtgtgtgtgtgtgtgtatatgtgtgtgtgtgtgtgtgtgtgtatatgtgtgtgtgtgtgtgtgtgtgtatatgtgtgtgtgtgtgtgtgtgtatatgtgtgtgtgtgtgtatatgtgtgtgtgtgtgtgtgtgtatatgtgtgtgtgtgtgtgtgtgtgtatatgtgtgtgtgtgtgtgtgtgtgtgtatatgtgtatgtgtgtgtgtgtatgtgtgtgtgtgtgtgtgtatgtgtgtgtatatgtgtgtatgtgtgtgtgtgtgtgtgtatgtgtgtgtgtgtgtgtgtgtatgtgtgtgtatatgtgtgtgtgtgtgtgtgtgtgtgtgtatatgtgtgtgtgtgtgtgtatatatgtgtgtgtgtgtgtgtacacacacctTCATCCTCAGGCTGCAGCCGTTCATGTTGACTTCTTCTCCTTCAGTCAGGTTGAACCACAGAGTCTCTGATATGAATCCGGTCTCGTCTTGCAGCTGCAGATCTGGATTCAGAGTTAAATCCACCGCGACCACGGAGACGAGCCGCTCTCTGCCGACGCCCCCTCTGACGTCACCGTGACCCGCCGGCGGTCTGGAGGCTCCGCCCGGCCGCGACAGCTTCACCCACTCGTGGTTAAACAGGCCGAGCCGGAGGAGCAGCTGTTTGCTCACGAACACGCAGCCGTCCGCGTCGACGGCGTCTCCccgctgacctttgaccccgaGCCACCGCCGAGCGTCCACCACACGGACGTCCACCCGGCACTCCAGCGCCTGCAGGACGCCCGAGAACCCCGAGCCCAGCAGCTTCCTGCTGTCCAGGAGAGACCGCCCCCCTCCCAGGCTGTCGGCGTAATGAGCGAAATCTGACACGCACAGTCTGAGCGGCCTGCAGGGCGGGGCGGCGCCCGCCGGCTCCGACCAATCACAGCAGTCCGTCAGAACCAGGGAGGTGTCGGCGGTGATCCGTCCCTGAGTCACTGGACTGCATTCCAACACCAGCAGGTCCAGCTGCTGCTGCGACACACGAAGAAGAGACGACGCAGATATTTAGACAAAATCAACCAAGACCAAAAGACTTGATCGATTAATCCATAAAGTAATcgatagattaatcaataatgaaaatgatcattagcTGCAACACTAAACAGAGTTGACAGAACAGTCATCATGTTTAATGAAGCTGTGAAGAATGTTTATCTTCACTTATTAccttttcattgtttatttccTGTTAGTTGTTACTATGGCAACAGACACTCTTCCTGGGGTCCATGataagaaaatataattaaCGTTTATTTTTACACTACATGCAATAATTAGCATAGTTATGCAATAGACTAAACATTATagcaaaaatatgatttaaaatcTCACTTTTAATGCTTTCAGGTTTGAATATTCATGTctttacacaataaaaacattttaacccTTTTAAAGCAAATAGATTCTGTATTTCGGAGACGAATGAATCCCTGTGTTTGTTCTTCAGGtggatgtttgttctcttctctgtgtcgtttgttttctgttctcacattaaaaatgagttttaaacACCTGGACGCacctgcaggatttatgacgtcacaactagtttggagccaatcagggtccagtattcaatttagtgtgatgttgaaacttgaagcctccagagaaacaaacactgagactttacagtgaaggaggaaacgCTTTTTaaacagcagttaaacttttaacattaactatatttgcatatttcattaattctggatttttcaataagGGAGGAGTAGATGGAAACTTAGAAGGCTTTTATAAAGTGTTTATGAACTAAAGATGATATAATGAGTGTTATTGAAGTCTGTATCTAACCCGGTGTTGGCTCTGGGTCTCACCTGCcccggcagcagcagcgggTCTCCCTGCCGGGCCAGCAGCCACTGTCCCGGGCGGCAGAGCTCCAGCAATCCGCCGGTGAACCGCTCGGCTGCGGCCCAGCGGAGGCTCTGCCTGCTGCGGGCTCCCAGCACCACTCGGTCCAGGCTGACCGGCTCCAGAGCCCGGACGGTCCCAGTGCTGCCGAGCCTCTGCAGCCCGTGGAGCCGCAGGAAGAGGCGGCTGGTGAGCAGCCTGACGCGGCCGCCGTGCTCGGTGTCCGCCCGGGTCCCGGGCTCGGCGTCGGCCGCCGGACCCTCCTCGCTGGCCGGGTGAACGCGCAGTAAAATGCCCGGCTTCCCGCAGCCGTGAGGCCGCTGCGGGATGAAGAGGACCGTCGGTGGGTCCGAGTCATTCTGGAAAACGGAACCCAGCTGAGACTTTGACACCAGAACATCCAGAGGACTCAGGTGAGCCGGGAAACTCTCCAAACTGCACAACTCCACCTGCACCGCCATCTTGGACCTGCGTCATCACCGCGGCTTGTTTACAGTTTCAGGCGCGTCATCAGCGCCCCCAGCGGCCGAGCCGAGGAACTGCAGCTCACAAcctttaaaacctttaaatCAATATAAATATGGCTTAtatcaataatcaattattattatgattgtaATGGTGGAAATTAGCGAAGCAAATTTACTGAAGAACTGTACTTTGAGGCTCTTGTTCttgatttatttacttatttccatttgatgctactttctactttTCTTTCTACATCTGTGTACATTGACTCTCCTCTGACAGTGACGACTACTCAcctggatttttattttattacattgtaCATCACATCTGGTATATTtcagattcatattttaataatctCTGTGTATACTTCTATCATATGTATATGCATTGTGTAAATTATGCCAGTATCAATGCAGACTTAATTCTAACATCCATGGACGATCCTGCACCTTAGCAATATCAAATATAATAACAAATAGTATATTATAGATATAGTTATATCTCTAGTCTCTATTCTACTTTTAATTATTCTATTTActcattttaacttttattgttattttttatatttgagttagtctatttagttattgtatatattttagccgtaactgtatttgtttcttttctctacctgactgtttttgtattttgatttatgtcaagtGGCTTCTGTAACACTTGAATTTCCcttttgggattaataaagtaatcTATTTACTCATTTCAGAGGGTAATATTgcactttctactccactatatttatctgacagctttagttacttttcagattaaagtTTTACACAATAagttatatgtttgtgtctgtgtcatgtCTCTGACATTTcccctcacatggtttcaaataaataactgtttgaggtCTAAAGAGATAAAACTctttcacaaaaatgcaaagattaaagaaaaaattcaTCATGATGTCTGATGAATGTCTTTTCTCCTCTTAGATTTATCTTGTAACCTTCACAAAGTAATTCAAAGCTCCACCTCAAGcggctacaacagtaacatgctgcttatgcattgaccattaaatttatttaatatatcagtcacgACCTGATGTTCTGTAAAACGAGTACTTTAACTTCAGTACTTCATTTAAATGTAGCTGGtaatatttttcatgcaggacttttactggtaatgaagtattttttatattgtggtattgatacttttattcatgtaaagtacttcttccaccagtctgctactactaataataattaaataataatatgcaGGTTTATTATTCATAACCAAATTAttattgtcacatttacagACAGTTGTgatatatattacatacatgttacattatttattacatttcagtGGAGACGTTCAGTTGTAGAGTCctaaatgaaacatgaaaatagaCACAACAGATAAGGAAACGTGACCAGATAatagtaatatatatatatatatatatatattggagATTGTAGGCAAAGACTGTGATGGTTCTGCAGCATTTCTGTCCAGGTGATGACGTCACATGAcccagaggaggaagaggaggaggacgcgGTGGCAGACACTGGCAGATGTGAATCAGCAAACGTGCATTTTCATATTAAGTTTGGCAGAAATCAACAGTTTTCTTTAAGTTATTGAGTTTACAAGAAGGTGTtcccatctctctgtctcatccCCCACAGGatgatttatttgtgtgtttattgcttGTCTGAGTTTGAGCTGGTTTTATAGTTTAAACATCATGTTACGTCAAACACCAGGAGGCATCAGTGGTCATTATCAGCTGAGAGATGAATACAGCCTCCATATGAAACCTGTAGTTCCATCAGCTGATTGGCTGTCTGACTCTAAGCTTTCTACTTGTAAACaggaacaaaaataaagatcctaactgaaaatgtgttataTTGAGACCTCCAAACAATTATTTCATTAAACTTAAAGGACGGTTCAAAATGCTTCCAGTgtgttaaaacagcagtcaggtgttcatatgaacagtgaaagaggttttcctcgctgtaatcattccacctgttcatactggatattaaaagatccttcaaatgtgctttcaatgcataaaaaagtctgtgtgaagcttctattcagcttcagcagtctgagttagtcatatcaagtggatatctgacacatttacagtctttttagcaacaacaaaaaagagggactttggcactaaaaagactgtaacattgaaagatatctacttgatttgactcatttggacgctgaagcttcatattagcttcagataaacttttaaatacatttttgcacagaaggaggactgtggattttgtcctccatcacttccattgtaa
The DNA window shown above is from Thunnus maccoyii chromosome 2, fThuMac1.1, whole genome shotgun sequence and carries:
- the pex6 gene encoding peroxisome assembly factor 2 isoform X3, producing MAVQVELCSLESFPAHLSPLDVLVSKSQLGSVFQNDSDPPTVLFIPQRPHGCGKPGILLRVHPASEEGPAADAEPGTRADTEHGGRVRLLTSRLFLRLHGLQRLGSTGTVRALEPVSLDRVVLGARSRQSLRWAAAERFTGGLLELCRPGQWLLARQGDPLLLPGQQLDLLVLECSPVTQGRITADTSLVLTDCCDWSEPAGAAPPCRPLRLCVSDFAHYADSLGGGRSLLDSRKLLGSGFSGVLQALECRVDVRVVDARRWLGVKGQRGDAVDADGCVFVSKQLLLRLGLFNHEWVKLSRPGGASRPPAGHGDVRGGVGRERLVSVVAVDLTLNPDLQLQDETGFISETLWFNLTEGEEVNMNGCSLRMKRWQQSPPEPGGGGGGGGGHRSDSFCRSASPSFASELHIQPVASPLYGGLGCYDDLLAKHFSTPRLVSVGDVLTVPAENHPDLLENSSEGINRCPALFFRVQKLCPSAETEEGEERGALLADRLHTSLYMGASTSSRVPSCCSADGASLWSSLSPPGLSRTVDLLSSIILPHLQHSSSLSGCTVLLHGPAGSGKVTAVSAASRRLHLHLLKVDCVTVCADTPAASEVKLTSVFQRADALQPCVLLLRNLQLLLRSRGGADEDGRVQAALCRLLSSAPSSVVVVATVCRPRELSAGIMAAFVHQVALESPNEEQRHAMLVSLSRELHLGRDVNLDRLAKLTAGLVLGDLSALLVQAGRAARRRLIQTCVGRREEDLCSSGVTILNRDFTSALETLQDAQSKAIGAPKIPQVRWEDVGGLQQVKKEILDTIQLPLQRPELLSLGLNRTGVLLYGPPGTGKTLLAKAVATECSMTFLSVKGPELINMYVGQSEENIREVFSRARSAAPCVVFFDELDSLAPSRGRSGDSGGVMDRVVSQLLAELDALHSAVGVFVIGATNRPDLLDQSLLRPGRFDKLVYVGINEDRGSQLQVLQAVLRKFQLDPAVNLQELVQRCPSHMTGADIYALCSDAMTAAIKRKISLIDNGLDSEDSPVLLAVEDFSTALENFKPSVSDQELLRYKNIQQKLTAE
- the pex6 gene encoding peroxisome assembly factor 2 isoform X2 translates to MAVQVELCSLESFPAHLSPLDVLVSKSQLGSVFQNDSDPPTVLFIPQRPHGCGKPGILLRVHPASEEGPAADAEPGTRADTEHGGRVRLLTSRLFLRLHGLQRLGSTGTVRALEPVSLDRVVLGARSRQSLRWAAAERFTGGLLELCRPGQWLLARQGDPLLLPGQQQLDLLVLECSPVTQGRITADTSLVLTDCCDWSEPAGAAPPCRPLRLCVSDFAHYADSLGGGRSLLDSRKLLGSGFSGVLQALECRVDVRVVDARRWLGVKGQRGDAVDADGCVFVSKQLLLRLGLFNHEWVKLSRPGGASRPPAGHGDVRGGVGRERLVSVVAVDLTLNPDLQLQDETGFISETLWFNLTEGEEVNMNGCSLRMKRWQQSPPEPGGGGGGGGGHRSDSFCRSASPSFASELHIQPVASPLYGGLGCYDDLLAKHFSTPRLVSVGDVLTVPAENHPDLLENSSEGINRCPALFFRVQKLCPSAETEEGEERGALLADRLHTSLYMGASTSSRVPSCCSADGASLWSSLSPPGLSRTVDLLSSIILPHLQHSSLSGCTVLLHGPAGSGKVTAVSAASRRLHLHLLKVDCVTVCADTPAASEVKLTSVFQRADALQPCVLLLRNLQLLLRSRGGADEDGRVQAALCRLLSSAPSSVVVVATVCRPRELSAGIMAAFVHQVALESPNEEQRHAMLVSLSRELHLGRDVNLDRLAKLTAGLVLGDLSALLVQAGRAARRRLIQTCVGRREEDLCSSGVTILNRDFTSALETLQDAQSKAIGAPKIPQVRWEDVGGLQQVKKEILDTIQLPLQRPELLSLGLNRTGVLLYGPPGTGKTLLAKAVATECSMTFLSVKGPELINMYVGQSEENIREVFSRARSAAPCVVFFDELDSLAPSRGRSGDSGGVMDRVVSQLLAELDALHSAVGVFVIGATNRPDLLDQSLLRPGRFDKLVYVGINEDRGSQLQVLQAVLRKFQLDPAVNLQELVQRCPSHMTGADIYALCSDAMTAAIKRKISLIDNGLDSEDSPVLLAVEDFSTALENFKPSVSDQELLRYKNIQQKLTAE
- the pex6 gene encoding peroxisome assembly factor 2 isoform X1, coding for MAVQVELCSLESFPAHLSPLDVLVSKSQLGSVFQNDSDPPTVLFIPQRPHGCGKPGILLRVHPASEEGPAADAEPGTRADTEHGGRVRLLTSRLFLRLHGLQRLGSTGTVRALEPVSLDRVVLGARSRQSLRWAAAERFTGGLLELCRPGQWLLARQGDPLLLPGQQQLDLLVLECSPVTQGRITADTSLVLTDCCDWSEPAGAAPPCRPLRLCVSDFAHYADSLGGGRSLLDSRKLLGSGFSGVLQALECRVDVRVVDARRWLGVKGQRGDAVDADGCVFVSKQLLLRLGLFNHEWVKLSRPGGASRPPAGHGDVRGGVGRERLVSVVAVDLTLNPDLQLQDETGFISETLWFNLTEGEEVNMNGCSLRMKRWQQSPPEPGGGGGGGGGHRSDSFCRSASPSFASELHIQPVASPLYGGLGCYDDLLAKHFSTPRLVSVGDVLTVPAENHPDLLENSSEGINRCPALFFRVQKLCPSAETEEGEERGALLADRLHTSLYMGASTSSRVPSCCSADGASLWSSLSPPGLSRTVDLLSSIILPHLQHSSSLSGCTVLLHGPAGSGKVTAVSAASRRLHLHLLKVDCVTVCADTPAASEVKLTSVFQRADALQPCVLLLRNLQLLLRSRGGADEDGRVQAALCRLLSSAPSSVVVVATVCRPRELSAGIMAAFVHQVALESPNEEQRHAMLVSLSRELHLGRDVNLDRLAKLTAGLVLGDLSALLVQAGRAARRRLIQTCVGRREEDLCSSGVTILNRDFTSALETLQDAQSKAIGAPKIPQVRWEDVGGLQQVKKEILDTIQLPLQRPELLSLGLNRTGVLLYGPPGTGKTLLAKAVATECSMTFLSVKGPELINMYVGQSEENIREVFSRARSAAPCVVFFDELDSLAPSRGRSGDSGGVMDRVVSQLLAELDALHSAVGVFVIGATNRPDLLDQSLLRPGRFDKLVYVGINEDRGSQLQVLQAVLRKFQLDPAVNLQELVQRCPSHMTGADIYALCSDAMTAAIKRKISLIDNGLDSEDSPVLLAVEDFSTALENFKPSVSDQELLRYKNIQQKLTAE